Genomic DNA from Coffea arabica cultivar ET-39 chromosome 7e, Coffea Arabica ET-39 HiFi, whole genome shotgun sequence:
CCCCACCAAGCCTTAATGCATTGATGGTAGCCACCAGCCTTTGGGCTCGTCGTTATTAGAGAGTTGTGACTTGTGAGAAAGTTGGCTAATAAGAAATGTGAGGAAAAGGATAGTGGAGAGTAAAGGGATATGGTGGAGCAAATGGTGCTAAGAGGGAGAATATGGGGGAGAGAGAGGTATtaatgttgttttttttttttttcctgacggAGGGGGTATACGGGCCATCAGGTAAATCGGACCCGACTAATCCCCCACCAGCCCGGGAGGAGAGGCCCCATTCCTCCGAACACGATAACCATGTGACTCGAACCCTTGTGGGACTGGACAACGGCTCCTAAGGAGGTTTGCCGTGACCAACCGAGCTGCCCATGAGGGGCATATTAATGTTGTGTTTGGTGTGCTTTTTTTTGTGatcttttttcatattttttatatGCTTTAAGGTTTTAGATAAGATACATAAATAAGATATAAATTAGATAATAGTATTCTTTTaagtttttaatcttttttaaaTGTAACTActataaataattcatttattattgttattatcatcatcatcttaGATATAAACCATGCATAACACGGGTCAGAATACTAGTTTTATATGTACTCTAGAAGGATATTTCGATACCTAATtcattgaaaaaaatattttacttacattataaatatatctcttagttatatttttatttttaaattatctttttatttcacataatcACATACATCTATAATGctgtaataaatttttttttctctaagtGATGAACTATACAAACACCTTATGCTAATACAATTTGGTAATGACGAACCACTTTCCTATAAAAAGGCATGTGTCACCGATGGACGATTTGTAACCGTTGCCTATGTCAGAAACATGTTGGTGAGCGATGTATGTCCTTGCTGGGCAATTTGTAACCGCTGCTACTGATGTCAAATTTTGTGTCCTTACTGAATGATCTGTAATTGTTGGTGCCATGTGAAAACTGTGTTGGTGAGCGATCTGTATCCTCGCTAGACAAATTTGTAACTACTGATGCCGATGTCAGAATTGCATTGGTGAGCAATCTGTATAGATCCATCTATGGTCCAAGAGGTATGTATGACTCGTAAGAGTAATCGAAATCGAATCCGAATCCatctaaaactttttttttaccaaaaaaaattaataaaacaaaAGCCATGTTTTAAACTGATGTCAGAACTGCTGTGTTGATGAATATAAGTCCATATATGATCTCAGAGGTATGCCCTAACTCGCATGCGTAACAGAAATCGAATCCAAATCcctctaaacttttttttttttttttttaacaaataaaaaacacaAACACATGTTTGAAAGGAAATGCGTGGAACTTGGGAGTGGAAATTAAAGAGAGAGATTGGAAATGCCCTTGGGCTTTGACTCATAAAGACTCCTCGTCACTGTGCAGCAAGTAAAGTTCCTTTCTTTCCCTCCAAGTATCCGGCTTCCCTCAGTTCTCCAGACCCACGCGAGAGATGGGCGGCCAGGATAAACCCCCAGGACCCGGACTCGAACCCGACATACAGCCATTACTGAACGCCTCCAAATACTTCCTCTGTCACCGGAACTTTTCCCAGAGCTTGAAATACGCGGACAAAGCCCAGCAATCCAATCCAAACCACCCTGGTCCGCCCCAAATCCTCGCTATATCCACTGTTCTCTCGGCGACTCCGTCCTCGACCCGACCCGAACAGCCAGAATGGTACTTAATCATCAACCTCCCTCGTTTTACTCAAGACCAGAATCTGATTCGGACCCGTTGTGCTTCGCTCGTCAACCTCTTAAACCCTGACACAAACCCTTACCCATTTGCAGCCGAAGCCCGTGATTGGGTTGTCAAAGCAGAATCTGTTTTGTCTGACCCGGACGCGAAAGCCCAGTATGATAACGGATTGAAAATGACGCAAAAAAATGTTGGAAATGGCGGCGGAACTTTTTGGACTTTGTGTCCGTACTGTTACTTTATGTATGAGTACGAGAAAATGTATGTGGATTGTGTCCTGAGGTGTCAGAATTCCAAATGCAGGAGGGCTTTCACGGCGGTGGCCGTTGCTGCTTCAGCGGCGCCGCCACCGGAGGTGCTGGAGGAAGGAAAGTATACCTGTTATGGGTTTTCGCCGCTGGGTTCTAACAATGGAAGTGGTGGTGATTCTGGtgaagagagagggaaaagtTGGTGGGCTCCATTTGTATCCATGGGTCAATATCCGGGTCCAGTTCGGGCCGATGAGGAAAAGGTGGATGTGAGGACTAATGTGGACTCAAGGAGTGAAAAGAGTAATGGGtttattgaaatttctgatGATGAAACTGCAGGTAAAGAGAAAATTGAAAGAGGGGGACAGGGAAACGGTGTTAACGATGGGAAGGTGGTGATGAAGAGGAAAAAAATGGCTGCTATAGGGAAGAAGAAATTGATGGGAAAAGGGATTAGAGTTGTTGGGAACCATAGTTTATCAGCGGAGGGTGGTGAAGGAATAGGATTTAAAGCTGGAGGGAACGAAGCAAATGCAAATACAAGTCCAGGGAATGAAGCAAATGCAAATACAAGTGGAGGGATAACGGAAGGCTGTAATGAGGAGgaattggagttttgtgctGGAGATGATGATATTTTTGTTGCTGTGAATCCTTGTGCTGATTTAGGATGTGAAAAGCTTAGGAATTGATGAGAGATGAGTTGGGGATTTTGAACTCTGTTTTTGTGCACTGTTTTTCTAGCTGGGAGCCTTGGACATGATGGTGTACTAAATGGCCAGTAAAGTTTTGTAACTGGTAGAATCATGTTGATAATCATTAGAATTGTAGACCATAGAACTGGTAGAAGTGAAGAAGTAATCCTGAATATGGTTCTTGATATCTTTGTGTGGCTGTCATGTGGATTCTTTTGCCGGTAGTATTTGATGTTTTGAAACAGTTATATGGCCAATAGTATGCTTGGTTTTATCCAAAAgtaagttggaaaaaaaaaacagagaaagggATCATATGATTGGTTATCTTTTtgtttatagtttgttattGGCATACGAGTATTAAGTCATAAGCAAGGAAGAAGATTAAAATATTCTAGGTGCTTTAATTTGATTGCTGGGTTTTGGATCTGCTCTGCTTTGCCGTCCAATTTTTCTAACATTTCCCGCCAATAATATTTCTTCAGCAATCAAATTGGGTCTGAATCTGCTCTGTTTTAAAGTCCAatttttcttctatttcctGTCAATTTTTATACTATTCTAGCTGCTTTAGTTAGATTGCTGGGTTTTGATCTGCTCTGCTTTAGTGTCTAATTTTCTGACGTTTCCTGTCAATATTTTAGATTTTCTTTACCTTTGCCTTTTTCTTTGCTGGATTGCATTGTTTATGTTTCTGGTCTTCCTTTTAGTGCTGATGCTGAGGATCTTTAATGTCTGAAAAATCTGAGCCTAAATTTCTCTAACTTGGACAAGTCTGAATGTTGGTGTAGCTGTATATCTAGGATGGTAAATTGATGGGGATTTGACTTGTCAAGTTGAGAAAAGGGGGTTTTTTTGGGGGGGAAAGAAAATGAAGCTGAAGTTGATGAGGACATGAACTCTTCATGTCGAGTATTTACATTATACTTGAATTTTGGTTCTGTCCTGAGGTTTGGTGCATTCTCCTTGATTCTAATAAATTGGTGGTGGCTCATCTATCTTCTTCTACTTCTTGTTGGAAGGTCCATTGTAACTTTTTGGTAATTTGGGTTCGGATTGCATCAAGAGATATCCTGCAATATTGGGTTATCTTTTAATGAGATACTGGGATAATATAATGGACTAGTTCAGCTCTGAGAAGCTAGTTTTTAAAGACTCAGATCAACAATGGGAAATTATGTgttatgtttatttgattaggGTGACACACTGGTACTAGGAAGCAATAAAGAAGTTATTACCTCTTTGAAAATGTTGTGTGTGTATAAATCAAGAAGCGACTGTGTTAATTTGTTGAAAAATAAGAACCACTAAAAGTATGCAGAAATCTAGTAATCAAGCATCGGTAGTCCTGTCCTGTGgccctctttcttttctgtctCTTTAGCATCAAGTAGAATAAGAGAATTGGAATGATATATAAGTGGGAGAACAGGGGCAGACATCCCTACAAGGGCCTGTCCGGACTAATCTAGGATGTCTACCTAATTTTATCTTCCAGTTTAGCCCCCTGTGACTGGATGGTCTTTTACCTATATTGACTGCTATTAACAAGTCTGAAGAGAGATTGTGTTATATCATGTGGGTGCGTTTGCATATTGAGCATTTAGCTTCCCTgcgaatgctttttctttttattttaattgtgttTTCAACGAGAAtagattttgcttcttcttgatttgcttgtgTCTTGCGTGTTCTGCTTTATTCTGCTTAGATATCACAGTTGAACTGCATATCTTCTGATGCATGTCGTCATGTCATTCTTCGCCTAAATTGTGCTGAGAATaggaatgagaagaaaaaaatctcTAAACTACCTAGGTGCAGAGAAACAGCTTCATAGGCTTAAAGCCGCTCCCACAGGTTCTggttctgcattttcttgcctCACcaactctctccctctctcttgcttagttgcttttgatttttctgatgTTTCTTCCATTTGATAATGTATGATCAGATAGAGCGTGATCTCTTTTAGGCCGCGTACGAGTTCATACTTTGAGATGGATGAGGAACTAGCTTGTTGCAGGTTGATTGAGTTTATATATTAGATTAATTAAGACTGCTTAAGAAAAAGATTGATGTTAACTTCGATCAGGCTCaactaaaaacagtttttcagtGTGAAGAAAGATGCTTCTTTCTTTAAGGTGTCATCCAATGGCTGTACTAACAACTTTTTGGAAGCAGATTTTAACTTGAAAGTCGAGACCCCTAACTTTTATCCATCTGGGATTCCTGATGGGCCAATTTTACACATGTTCGATTGCCCTGTGCATGTATTATTGTTTCCCAAGCTATAAGGAAGAAAACAGAACTTTTTGTTACAAGCAGCTTCATGGGATATCTTTAACAGCAAAAGAATTAGTCTTGTGGAATGGTTTATTCAGTCATCTCCCTCTTTTTGTGGTGGGGGAAATGTGGGGTTTTCTTTCTGGTTGCATATTATTTAACAAATCAAGTCAAGCTTGCGAAGTGGAACGAAGAAGATTTAAGTTGATTTTTTGCACAATTCGTTGAAGGTGCAAAGATGCAAAATAGAACATAGAGGAGACATTAAATTTGGCCGAGAGCGGAAAATCAAGATAACAAAAAGAAACTTGAACGtgccaggaaaaaaaaatcacactACTGCCTTTTGTTCTGCTCTTTGGCTTACTTTTGAATCAAACTGATCATTTTTGTCAAAGCTGAGGACTAAAGAACTTCAATTCTCTCAAGTTGGGTTTTCTTTTCACACCCACGTGGGCAAAGACACTCAATTCCTTGCCTCTCCTCAGTCCTCCCCCAATCCCACACGAATACAAAAGAATTTCACACCAAATATGCATACAAGGATAACttccaaaacccaaaaaaaaaaaaaaaaaaaaacacacgcacacacacacacaaggaTAGTTGCCTATACAGGGGATTTTTCACATTTTGTCACTAAGTTGTTGGGCATAGAAATCCCTCCTTGGAAGTTTATCCATGGCAACCGACCATCTCTGAGAGTTTACGGGCCTATTTGGTAAATAAGTTTTTGATCAAGTTCGTCTGccacaagttttttaacaactttagctATAGTAATCTCaagaaatttcttaaaaattttaaactatatatttcaaaatatctaaaaatttatacatttcaaaaattttacaaataactCCTATCgtaaattacagtaaaattttagacaaacacccaaaaaatttatttgacaaacGGCTTGGTTTCAAAGTTGTTGCCAACCTTTGCATCTTTTAAGTCGAAAAGTGAAAAAGGCAAAGCAAAGCAAAGATCCAAACTGTAGATGCTGGATAAAGAGGACACCCTATGTTTCTTCATACCGTGAACTTAGTGAGGTGACCGTCCCAGCTGTATTTGATTGAATTCAACTTTTCATCCATTGTGAATGGGATCTTTTTCCATTCCATTTCAATCTGTCTGAAACCCAAATGATTTTGCA
This window encodes:
- the LOC113701576 gene encoding uncharacterized protein produces the protein MGGQDKPPGPGLEPDIQPLLNASKYFLCHRNFSQSLKYADKAQQSNPNHPGPPQILAISTVLSATPSSTRPEQPEWYLIINLPRFTQDQNLIRTRCASLVNLLNPDTNPYPFAAEARDWVVKAESVLSDPDAKAQYDNGLKMTQKNVGNGGGTFWTLCPYCYFMYEYEKMYVDCVLRCQNSKCRRAFTAVAVAASAAPPPEVLEEGKYTCYGFSPLGSNNGSGGDSGEERGKSWWAPFVSMGQYPGPVRADEEKVDVRTNVDSRSEKSNGFIEISDDETAGKEKIERGGQGNGVNDGKVVMKRKKMAAIGKKKLMGKGIRVVGNHSLSAEGGEGIGFKAGGNEANANTSPGNEANANTSGGITEGCNEEELEFCAGDDDIFVAVNPCADLGCEKLRN